One window from the genome of Stegostoma tigrinum isolate sSteTig4 chromosome 27, sSteTig4.hap1, whole genome shotgun sequence encodes:
- the ube2g1a gene encoding ubiquitin-conjugating enzyme E2 G1a, whose translation MTEPQSALLLRRQLAELNKNPVDGFSAGLIDDNDLYRWEVLIIGPPDTLYEGGVFKAHLTFPKDYPLRPPKMKFITEIWHPNVDKNGEVCISILHEPGEDKYGYEKPEERWLPIHTVETILISVISMLADPNGDSPANVDAAKEWREDRNGEFKRKVARCVRKSQETAFE comes from the exons AGCTGAACAAGAATCCTGTTGATGGCTTTTCAGCAGGATTGATCGATGATAATGACCTATACAGATGGGAAGTACTTATCATAGGCCCTCCTGACACGCTATA CGAAGGTGGTGTTTTCAAAGCTCATCTTACGTTCCCCAAAGACTATCCTCTCAGGCCGCCAAAGATGAAATTCATCACAGAAATCTGGCATCCAAACG TTGATAAGAATGGTGAGGTATGCATCTCAATCCTTCATGAGCCTGGGGAGGATAAATATGGATATGAAAAACCTGAGGAGCGCTGGCTGCCAATTCACACTGTGGAAACAATTCTTATTAGTGTGATTTCAATGTTGGCAGATCCAAATGGAGACTCACCAGCCAATGTAGATGCAGCG AAAGAATGGAGGGAAGACCGTAATGGTGAATTCAAACGAAAAGTTGCGCGCTGTGTACGAAAAAGTCAAGAGACTGCATTTGAGTGA